From the Streptomyces nigrescens genome, one window contains:
- a CDS encoding DedA family protein, whose amino-acid sequence MFEQLDQLTAPLQGMLGSPWLWLVVLLVSGLDALLPFMPSETTVVLVAVLIGPDPSLLALLAGVAAAGALAGDCLGYAVGRYAGPRASARLLRGERGRARHLRARAKVERNAALLIIAGRFVPGGRVVAALSTGSVRFPLRRFVVLDAVGAGIWALGSAALGGLGGAALTDSPAKGMLLVSGIGLVAACGAGYLHRRGATADRGTPKRCGPRAGAVSGRAGERLPARPGLRRRQEGV is encoded by the coding sequence ATGTTTGAGCAGCTGGACCAGCTCACCGCGCCCCTGCAGGGCATGCTGGGCTCGCCCTGGCTGTGGCTGGTCGTCCTGCTGGTGTCCGGTCTCGACGCGCTGCTGCCGTTCATGCCGAGCGAGACCACGGTCGTCCTGGTCGCCGTGCTCATCGGCCCCGACCCGTCGCTGCTCGCCCTGCTGGCGGGCGTCGCGGCGGCCGGGGCGCTGGCCGGGGACTGTCTCGGCTACGCCGTGGGGCGGTACGCGGGCCCGCGGGCGAGCGCCCGGCTGCTGCGCGGTGAGCGCGGCCGGGCCCGGCACCTCAGGGCCCGCGCCAAGGTCGAACGGAACGCCGCGCTGCTCATCATCGCGGGCCGTTTCGTGCCCGGCGGCCGGGTGGTCGCCGCCCTGTCCACGGGCAGTGTCCGCTTCCCGCTGCGCCGCTTCGTGGTGCTGGACGCGGTGGGTGCGGGCATCTGGGCGCTGGGCAGCGCGGCGCTCGGCGGGCTGGGCGGTGCGGCGCTCACCGACTCCCCGGCCAAGGGGATGCTGCTGGTCTCCGGCATCGGGCTGGTGGCGGCGTGCGGTGCGGGATATCTGCACCGGCGGGGTGCCACGGCGGACCGGGGTACGCCGAAGCGGTGCGGTCCCCGTGCGGGAGCGGTGTCCGGCCGGGCGGGGGAGCGGCTCCCCGCCCGGCCGGGCCTGCGGCGGCGGCAGGAGGGTGTCTGA
- a CDS encoding ARPP-2 domain-containing protein: MSRLDLSGLTVRPAQVWGAVRLVPLVRAEPVAGLRLHRELYEDGPATVRADGRTTYSTTYLPHGFVADWTGDGSPAAAYGSQLTEGRGPVACAPLHFPRKLAQKRRGKGRPSGGSSGSLRFLPLHLALDGYLALHFGGPSIVWEEWTRRAVYEGLTPRAERAYRGEAVPGLDDALRVFEIHPEQCGVLLYVADALAAAFVVPHPDDYRALHASLLQDLYGELLYHYALYGGPVPEFTTRITAEYINSLAQLRSAAERRQQEWADQHAGLMAGELLDESYDVREVYRMGRFRLSRFLPPFALHRTQHIGETITDEKGRVVYLKTFRLSEKQVRRGHVLHRLAAHEWHLGRTAEAMGITVEELARRIRRLGFEGLLKQHA, translated from the coding sequence ATGAGCAGGCTGGATCTGAGCGGGCTCACCGTCCGCCCGGCGCAGGTGTGGGGCGCGGTCCGGCTGGTCCCGCTGGTGCGTGCGGAGCCGGTCGCCGGTCTGCGGCTGCACCGCGAGCTCTACGAGGACGGGCCGGCGACGGTGCGGGCCGACGGCCGCACGACGTACTCCACCACCTACCTTCCGCACGGCTTCGTGGCGGACTGGACGGGGGACGGATCGCCCGCGGCCGCCTACGGCTCGCAGTTGACCGAGGGGCGCGGCCCGGTGGCGTGTGCGCCGCTGCACTTTCCGCGCAAACTCGCCCAGAAGCGACGGGGCAAGGGCCGCCCGTCCGGCGGCTCCTCGGGCTCGCTGCGTTTCCTGCCGCTCCATCTGGCGCTCGACGGCTATCTGGCGCTGCATTTCGGCGGCCCGTCGATCGTGTGGGAGGAGTGGACCCGGCGGGCGGTGTACGAGGGGCTCACCCCGCGTGCGGAGCGGGCGTACCGGGGCGAGGCGGTGCCCGGTCTCGACGACGCGCTGCGGGTCTTCGAGATCCATCCGGAGCAGTGCGGGGTGCTGCTATATGTCGCCGACGCGCTCGCGGCCGCCTTCGTGGTGCCGCACCCGGACGACTACCGGGCCCTGCATGCTTCTCTCCTGCAGGACCTGTACGGGGAGCTGCTGTACCACTACGCCCTCTACGGCGGGCCGGTGCCGGAGTTCACGACCCGGATCACGGCGGAGTACATCAACTCGCTCGCCCAGCTGCGGTCCGCCGCCGAGCGGCGGCAGCAGGAGTGGGCTGACCAGCATGCCGGCCTGATGGCGGGCGAGCTGCTCGACGAGTCCTACGACGTGCGGGAGGTGTACCGGATGGGCCGGTTCCGGCTGTCGCGGTTCCTGCCGCCGTTCGCGCTGCACCGCACCCAGCACATCGGCGAGACGATCACGGACGAGAAGGGGCGGGTCGTCTACCTCAAGACGTTCCGGCTCTCCGAGAAGCAGGTCCGGCGCGGCCATGTGCTGCACCGGCTCGCGGCGCACGAGTGGCATCTCGGCCGCACCGCGGAGGCGATGGGGATCACCGTCGAGGAGCTGGCCCGCCGGATCAGGCGTCTGGGGTTCGAGGGGCTGCTGAAGCAGCACGCCTGA
- the glnII gene encoding glutamine synthetase, with product MTIKAEYIWIDGTQPTAKLRSKTKILTDGSKLPRWGFDGSSTNQAEGHASDLVLEPVFSCPDPIRGGDHLLVLCEVLHTDLTPHPSNTRALLRPVAEKFADQEAIFGIEQEYTFLKGDRPLGFPEGGGFPAPQADYYCGVGADAIFGREIVEKHLDLCLAAGLGLSGINAEVMPGQWEFQVGALPALEVSDHMWVARWLLHRVAEDFGVTASLEAKPAKGDWNGAGAHTNFSTRAMREGYDAIITACEALGQDDKPLEHVRQYGTGIEDRLTGAHETAPWDAYSYGASDRGASVRIPWQVEVEKKGYIEDRRPNANVDPYVVTRLIVDTCCTELARREQI from the coding sequence GTGACCATCAAGGCCGAGTACATCTGGATCGACGGCACCCAGCCGACCGCCAAGCTCCGCTCCAAGACCAAGATTCTGACCGACGGCAGCAAGCTGCCGCGGTGGGGCTTCGACGGTTCCAGCACCAACCAGGCCGAAGGTCACGCCTCGGACCTCGTGCTGGAGCCGGTGTTCAGCTGCCCGGACCCGATCCGCGGCGGCGACCACCTGCTGGTGCTGTGCGAGGTGCTGCACACCGACCTCACCCCGCACCCCTCCAACACCCGTGCGCTGCTGCGTCCGGTCGCGGAGAAGTTCGCGGACCAGGAGGCCATCTTCGGCATCGAGCAGGAGTACACCTTCCTCAAGGGCGACCGGCCGCTCGGCTTCCCCGAGGGCGGCGGCTTCCCGGCTCCCCAGGCCGACTACTACTGCGGAGTGGGCGCCGACGCGATCTTCGGCCGGGAGATCGTCGAGAAGCACCTCGACCTGTGCCTGGCGGCGGGCCTCGGCCTGTCCGGCATCAACGCCGAGGTCATGCCCGGCCAGTGGGAGTTCCAGGTGGGCGCGCTGCCCGCGCTGGAGGTCTCGGACCACATGTGGGTGGCGCGCTGGCTGCTGCACCGCGTGGCGGAGGACTTCGGTGTCACCGCGTCGCTGGAGGCCAAGCCGGCCAAGGGCGACTGGAACGGCGCGGGCGCGCACACCAACTTCTCCACCCGGGCGATGCGCGAGGGCTACGACGCGATCATCACCGCCTGCGAGGCGCTGGGCCAGGACGACAAGCCGCTGGAGCACGTCCGCCAGTACGGCACCGGCATCGAGGACCGTCTGACGGGTGCGCACGAGACCGCCCCCTGGGACGCGTACTCCTACGGCGCCTCCGACCGCGGCGCCTCGGTGCGTATCCCCTGGCAGGTCGAGGTCGAGAAGAAGGGCTACATCGAGGACCGGCGGCCGAACGCCAACGTCGACCCGTATGTGGTCACCCGGCTGATCGTGGACACCTGCTGCACCGAGCTGGCGCGCCGCGAGCAGATCTGA
- a CDS encoding PadR family transcriptional regulator — protein MSLPHAILTALLEKPSSGLALTRRFDRSIGYFWSATHQQIYRELGKLEQAGFIRALPSAQPSRGQKKEFEVLPAGRAELTRWAGGEQDSKPIRDALLLRMRASAVVGRTGLDAELRRHLTQHRRQLAEYQEIEDRDFGAAADPEDRLRRLVLRAGIGLETFWVEWLAEALAEVTDMDAATAPGDGADG, from the coding sequence ATGTCACTGCCGCACGCGATCCTCACCGCCCTGCTGGAGAAGCCGTCGTCGGGGCTGGCGCTGACCCGTCGGTTCGACCGGTCGATCGGCTACTTCTGGTCGGCCACCCATCAGCAGATCTATCGCGAGCTGGGCAAGCTGGAGCAGGCCGGGTTCATCCGGGCGCTGCCGAGCGCGCAGCCGTCCCGGGGGCAGAAGAAGGAGTTCGAGGTGCTGCCCGCGGGCCGCGCGGAGCTGACCCGCTGGGCCGGTGGTGAGCAGGACTCCAAGCCCATCCGGGACGCGCTGCTGCTGCGGATGCGGGCCTCGGCGGTGGTCGGGCGGACCGGGCTCGATGCGGAGCTGCGGCGCCATCTGACGCAGCACCGGCGGCAGTTGGCGGAGTACCAGGAGATCGAGGACCGCGACTTCGGGGCGGCCGCGGATCCGGAGGACCGGTTGCGTCGGCTGGTGCTGCGGGCCGGGATCGGGCTGGAGACCTTCTGGGTGGAGTGGCTGGCGGAGGCGCTGGCGGAGGTGACGGACATGGACGCCGCGACGGCCCCGGGGGACGGCGCGGACGGCTGA
- a CDS encoding rhomboid-like protein — MARVLPGGLPRRAAPDVRRAAVPWAAPLYVGAVQLGAYATARLPARRRTELLRAHSTNVANLRAGRWRTLVTSAAFVEHPLPVPYGAALLAALGTAEVRWGARRAAGVFAAGHIGASLLVYAGLRARGHGRPAQAPVGDAPSDTTAQALDVGASYGFNATVGALAATVPHRGVRAAATAGLLTLAAVPVLRRGRTFTDAGHLAALVLGVAMGAGMRSRTGGDGAGANQA, encoded by the coding sequence ATGGCGCGTGTCCTGCCCGGCGGACTTCCGCGGCGGGCCGCACCGGATGTCCGGCGCGCCGCCGTGCCCTGGGCCGCGCCGCTGTATGTCGGGGCCGTTCAGCTCGGTGCGTACGCCACCGCGCGGCTGCCCGCCCGGCGGCGCACGGAGCTGCTGCGCGCGCACTCCACCAACGTCGCCAATCTGCGGGCCGGCCGGTGGCGGACGCTGGTCACCAGCGCGGCGTTCGTCGAGCATCCGCTGCCGGTGCCGTACGGCGCCGCCCTGCTCGCCGCCCTCGGTACGGCCGAGGTGCGCTGGGGCGCCCGGCGCGCGGCAGGGGTGTTCGCGGCCGGGCACATCGGGGCCAGCCTGCTGGTCTATGCGGGCCTGCGGGCGCGGGGCCACGGCCGCCCCGCCCAGGCGCCCGTGGGGGACGCCCCGTCGGACACGACCGCACAGGCCCTCGATGTCGGTGCCAGCTACGGCTTCAACGCCACGGTGGGCGCGCTGGCCGCGACCGTCCCGCACCGGGGCGTCCGGGCGGCGGCGACGGCCGGTCTGCTGACGCTGGCGGCCGTTCCCGTGCTGCGCCGCGGGCGGACGTTCACCGACGCCGGGCATCTGGCTGCCCTGGTGCTCGGGGTGGCGATGGGCGCGGGGATGCGCAGCCGGACGGGCGGGGACGGAGCGGGAGCGAACCAGGCATAG
- a CDS encoding GNAT family N-acetyltransferase, with amino-acid sequence MSMASTASAAVPRTAPTPAPAATPATPAAPADPGYTAEIADTRAQIRAAQRLRHQVFAGEMGATLHSPLAGHDIDAVDELADHLIVTHTATGDVVGTYRLLPPGRSPRLYSDGEFDLGALAELRPSLIEAGRSCVHPDHRSGAVMTQMWAALARYTLLSGHRYLAGCASVPLADGGTAAAHAWELGRTRYAAPPELQVTPHHPWHTTLPVPGRPSLAQLPPLLRGYLRIGAVICGAPAHDPEFEVADFFVVLDMERLGDRYRRYFLGER; translated from the coding sequence ATGAGCATGGCATCGACCGCGTCCGCCGCCGTCCCCCGCACCGCTCCCACCCCCGCACCGGCAGCCACCCCCGCCACCCCCGCCGCCCCCGCCGACCCCGGCTACACCGCGGAGATCGCCGACACCCGCGCACAGATCCGCGCCGCACAACGCCTGCGCCACCAGGTCTTCGCCGGGGAGATGGGCGCCACCCTGCACTCCCCGCTGGCCGGCCATGACATCGACGCCGTCGACGAGCTCGCCGACCACCTCATCGTCACCCACACCGCCACCGGCGACGTGGTCGGCACCTACCGGCTGCTGCCGCCCGGCCGCAGCCCGCGGCTGTACTCCGACGGCGAGTTCGACCTCGGCGCCCTGGCGGAGCTGCGCCCCTCCCTCATCGAGGCCGGCCGCTCCTGTGTGCACCCCGATCACCGCAGCGGCGCGGTCATGACCCAGATGTGGGCCGCCCTCGCCCGCTACACCCTGCTCTCCGGCCACCGTTACCTCGCCGGCTGTGCCTCCGTCCCGCTCGCCGACGGCGGTACCGCCGCCGCCCACGCCTGGGAACTGGGCCGGACCCGCTACGCCGCACCGCCCGAGCTCCAGGTCACCCCGCACCACCCCTGGCACACCACGCTCCCCGTCCCCGGGCGTCCCAGCCTCGCCCAGCTGCCGCCGCTGCTCCGCGGCTATCTGCGCATCGGCGCCGTCATCTGCGGCGCACCCGCCCACGACCCCGAGTTCGAGGTCGCCGACTTCTTCGTCGTCCTGGACATGGAACGGCTCGGCGACCGCTACCGGCGCTACTTCCTGGGGGAGCGGTGA
- a CDS encoding Gfo/Idh/MocA family protein produces MTTLRIGLLGTGPWARSVHAPALAAHPGVELTGIWGRRPEAAAALAQVHGSRPYEAPDELFADCDAVAFALPPSVQAPLAVRAAEAGRHLLLDKPVATSVPEARALTDAADRAGVASVVFFTARFGEQEGEWIAAQAAAGGWFTAHADWLGSVFADDSSSPYADSPWRRAKGGLWDVGPHALSVLLPVLGDAEAVTATRGPADTVLLTMRHSSGAASTATVGLAAPAAAAGVEVTLRGTAGITTLPRRPGGPEPAYHRAVDALLAAVGTGLPNACDVHFGLRVTEILAAAEEKLSPLMPQEA; encoded by the coding sequence ATGACGACCCTGCGCATCGGACTCCTCGGCACCGGCCCCTGGGCGCGGAGCGTCCACGCCCCCGCCCTCGCCGCGCACCCCGGCGTCGAGCTCACCGGTATCTGGGGGCGCCGGCCGGAGGCCGCCGCGGCGCTGGCCCAGGTCCACGGCAGCCGCCCGTACGAGGCCCCCGACGAGCTGTTCGCGGACTGCGACGCCGTCGCGTTCGCCCTGCCGCCGTCCGTCCAGGCCCCGCTGGCGGTCCGCGCCGCCGAGGCCGGCCGCCACCTCCTCCTGGACAAGCCGGTCGCCACCTCGGTGCCCGAGGCCCGCGCCCTCACGGATGCCGCCGACCGCGCGGGGGTCGCCTCGGTGGTGTTCTTCACCGCGCGCTTCGGGGAGCAGGAAGGGGAGTGGATCGCCGCCCAGGCCGCGGCCGGCGGCTGGTTCACCGCGCACGCCGACTGGCTCGGCTCGGTCTTCGCCGACGACAGCTCCAGCCCGTACGCCGATTCGCCCTGGCGCCGGGCGAAGGGCGGCCTGTGGGACGTCGGCCCGCATGCGCTGTCGGTGCTGCTGCCGGTCCTCGGGGACGCGGAGGCGGTCACCGCCACCCGCGGCCCGGCCGACACGGTGCTGCTGACGATGCGTCACAGCAGCGGGGCGGCGAGTACGGCGACGGTCGGTCTGGCCGCACCGGCCGCGGCCGCCGGTGTCGAGGTCACCCTCCGCGGCACCGCCGGCATCACCACCCTGCCGCGCCGCCCGGGCGGCCCCGAACCGGCCTACCACCGCGCCGTCGACGCCCTGCTCGCCGCCGTGGGAACAGGTCTGCCGAACGCCTGCGATGTCCACTTCGGCCTCCGGGTCACCGAAATCCTCGCGGCGGCGGAGGAGAAGCTGAGCCCGCTCATGCCTCAAGAGGCATGA
- a CDS encoding NADPH-dependent 2,4-dienoyl-CoA reductase, translating to MSQFPHLMSPLDLGFTTLPNRVLMGSMHIGLEEAENGFARMAAFYAARAKGGVGLMVTGGIAPNDAGRPYEGGAKLTTEAEAAQHRTVTDAVHAAGGRIAMQILHFGRYAYHADLVAPSALQAPISPFVPNALTDDEVEQTVEDYVRAAELAKSAGYDGVEIMGSEGYLINEFIVGATNRRTDRWGGSYENRMRFPLEIVRRTRERVGTDFILIYRLSMLDLIPGGSTLEEVVTLAKEIEAAGATIINTGIGWHEARIPTIVTSVPRGAYTWVTKRLMGSVTIPLVTSNRINTPEVAEELLADGRADMVSLARPFLADPDFVAKARDGRSEAINTCIGCNQACLDHTFSGKITSCLVNPRACHETELVLSPTRRRKRLAVVGAGPAGLACAVSAAERGHEVTLFDAAAEVGGQLNIAKRIPGKEEFDETLRYFRHQLDSHGVDVRLNSPVTAADLGAYDEVVVATGVTPRTPEIEGIDHPSVVSYLDVLRDGAPVGERVAIIGAGGIGFDVAEFLTDAGDSASQDPEAYFRAWGVDTAYGDRGGLRAPERPRTARQVHLLQRKPSKVGAGLGKTTGWIHRTELRHRGVTMVAGAAYERIDDEGLHLTVDGTATTLPVDTVVLCTGQEPRRDLYEELRAEGRAVHLIGGADVAAELDAKRAIQQGTELAAAL from the coding sequence ATGAGCCAGTTCCCCCACCTGATGAGCCCGCTCGACCTCGGGTTCACCACCCTGCCCAACCGGGTGCTGATGGGGTCGATGCACATCGGGCTGGAGGAGGCCGAGAACGGCTTCGCGCGGATGGCCGCCTTCTACGCCGCCCGCGCGAAGGGCGGTGTCGGCCTGATGGTGACCGGCGGTATCGCGCCGAACGACGCCGGCCGGCCGTACGAGGGCGGGGCCAAGCTCACCACCGAGGCGGAGGCGGCGCAGCACCGGACGGTGACCGACGCGGTGCATGCGGCGGGCGGCCGGATCGCGATGCAGATCCTGCACTTCGGGCGGTACGCGTACCACGCGGACCTGGTCGCGCCGAGCGCCCTCCAGGCGCCCATCAGCCCGTTTGTGCCGAACGCGCTCACCGACGACGAGGTCGAGCAGACCGTCGAGGACTATGTGCGGGCGGCGGAGCTGGCCAAGTCCGCCGGGTACGACGGCGTCGAGATCATGGGCTCCGAGGGCTATCTGATCAATGAGTTCATCGTCGGCGCGACCAACCGGCGCACGGACCGGTGGGGCGGCTCCTACGAGAACCGGATGCGCTTCCCGCTGGAGATCGTGCGCCGCACCCGTGAGCGCGTCGGCACCGACTTCATCCTGATCTACCGGCTCTCGATGCTGGACCTCATCCCGGGCGGTTCGACGCTGGAGGAGGTGGTCACCCTCGCCAAGGAGATCGAGGCGGCGGGGGCCACGATCATCAACACCGGCATCGGGTGGCACGAGGCCCGTATCCCCACCATCGTGACCTCGGTGCCGCGCGGTGCCTACACCTGGGTGACGAAGCGGCTGATGGGCTCGGTGACCATCCCGCTGGTGACCAGCAACCGCATCAACACCCCTGAGGTCGCCGAGGAGTTGCTCGCCGACGGACGGGCCGACATGGTGTCGCTGGCCCGGCCCTTCCTCGCCGACCCGGACTTCGTCGCCAAGGCGCGGGACGGCCGGTCCGAGGCGATCAACACCTGCATCGGCTGCAACCAGGCCTGCCTCGACCACACCTTCAGCGGGAAGATCACCTCCTGTCTGGTCAACCCGCGGGCCTGCCACGAGACCGAGCTGGTCCTCTCCCCCACCCGGCGGCGCAAGCGGCTCGCCGTGGTCGGCGCCGGGCCGGCCGGGCTCGCCTGTGCCGTGTCCGCGGCCGAGCGCGGCCATGAGGTCACCCTGTTCGACGCCGCGGCCGAGGTCGGCGGGCAGCTGAACATCGCCAAGCGGATCCCGGGCAAGGAGGAGTTCGACGAGACCCTGCGCTACTTCCGTCACCAGCTCGACAGTCACGGCGTGGACGTACGGCTGAACTCCCCGGTCACGGCCGCGGACCTCGGGGCGTACGACGAGGTCGTGGTCGCCACCGGCGTCACCCCGCGCACCCCGGAGATCGAGGGCATCGACCACCCGAGCGTCGTCAGCTACCTCGATGTGCTGCGGGACGGGGCGCCGGTCGGCGAACGCGTGGCGATCATCGGGGCGGGGGGCATCGGCTTCGATGTCGCCGAGTTCCTCACCGATGCCGGCGACTCGGCGAGCCAGGACCCGGAGGCTTACTTCCGCGCCTGGGGCGTCGACACCGCATACGGCGACCGGGGCGGGCTGCGCGCGCCCGAGCGGCCCAGGACCGCGCGGCAGGTGCATCTGCTCCAGCGCAAGCCGTCGAAGGTCGGCGCCGGTCTCGGCAAGACCACCGGCTGGATCCACCGTACGGAGCTGCGGCACCGGGGCGTGACCATGGTCGCCGGGGCCGCGTACGAGCGGATCGACGACGAGGGCCTGCACCTCACGGTCGACGGCACGGCCACCACCCTCCCCGTGGACACCGTCGTGCTGTGCACCGGACAGGAGCCGCGCCGGGACCTGTACGAGGAGCTGCGGGCCGAGGGGCGCGCCGTGCACCTCATCGGCGGTGCGGATGTCGCCGCGGAGCTGGACGCCAAGCGCGCCATCCAGCAGGGGACGGAGCTCGCGGCGGCCCTGTGA
- a CDS encoding DUF6891 domain-containing protein produces the protein MLAITVTTETGPVRSRPAAEELTGLLRRIGADDDHFVVAGRCPDEAHVYVQTWRDGDGPFQVEYRDGAPERHFRAHSDDPEQVVEVFLDWARGGETWRTALDWQPADLYATPGLAPETRAAAEERARQGIRSGFRDFSQIAQDVCDSFGPEDTPVSPDEARRIVAGLWEERLAEQAGWPEVTDADRVARAFAALDSQGLTARMHFSCCSNCALGEIAAERADGDRGFVFFHYQDTESAAAGHGLAVRYGAYAQDGEASGADRAEVGQAVAAALSAAGLPVEWDGDPDRVIDVTPLDWRKRLPAGA, from the coding sequence ATGCTTGCGATCACCGTGACGACCGAGACCGGTCCGGTCCGGTCCCGCCCGGCCGCCGAGGAACTCACCGGGCTGCTGCGCCGGATCGGCGCCGACGACGACCATTTCGTGGTCGCCGGGCGCTGCCCCGACGAGGCACATGTCTATGTGCAGACCTGGCGGGACGGCGACGGGCCGTTCCAGGTGGAGTACCGCGACGGCGCGCCGGAGCGGCACTTCCGCGCGCACAGCGACGACCCCGAGCAGGTCGTCGAGGTCTTCCTGGACTGGGCACGCGGCGGGGAGACCTGGCGCACGGCGCTCGACTGGCAGCCCGCCGATCTGTACGCGACGCCCGGTCTGGCCCCGGAGACCCGGGCCGCCGCCGAGGAACGGGCCCGTCAGGGCATCCGCTCCGGTTTCCGGGACTTCTCGCAGATCGCGCAGGACGTCTGTGACTCCTTCGGCCCCGAGGACACCCCGGTCTCGCCGGACGAGGCACGGCGGATCGTCGCGGGCCTGTGGGAGGAGCGGCTCGCCGAGCAGGCGGGGTGGCCCGAGGTGACCGACGCCGACCGGGTCGCGCGGGCTTTCGCCGCGCTGGACTCCCAGGGGCTGACCGCGCGGATGCACTTCAGCTGCTGCAGCAACTGCGCACTGGGCGAGATAGCGGCCGAACGCGCCGACGGGGACCGGGGCTTCGTCTTCTTCCACTACCAGGACACCGAGTCGGCCGCGGCGGGCCACGGTCTGGCGGTCCGGTACGGCGCGTATGCGCAGGACGGGGAGGCCTCCGGGGCGGACCGCGCCGAGGTCGGGCAGGCGGTGGCGGCGGCGCTCTCCGCGGCGGGGCTGCCGGTGGAGTGGGACGGCGATCCGGACCGGGTCATCGACGTCACCCCGCTGGACTGGCGCAAGCGACTGCCGGCGGGGGCCTGA
- a CDS encoding winged helix-turn-helix domain-containing protein, with product MTNLRTLAAGSATAPLPAAPAPHAHRHRLRAVAPDEALPSPATTPDAGAAHRTAVSVAELLDSGATWLPAPQHSLPALPGQPPMVGYLVLVPAEQAAATAPQPAAGPEAPATTGDALVRIDPEQRTAQVQDRPLDLTYLEFELLAHLVAHPHRVHTRDQLVTTVWGYGHVGDGRTVDVHVARLRRKLGAEHRSSIVTVRRVGYKYVPSI from the coding sequence ATGACGAACCTCCGTACCCTGGCCGCCGGTTCCGCGACGGCCCCCCTCCCTGCCGCTCCCGCACCGCACGCCCACCGCCACCGGCTGCGCGCCGTGGCACCCGACGAGGCCCTCCCGTCACCCGCCACCACCCCGGACGCGGGCGCCGCGCACCGGACCGCCGTTTCGGTCGCCGAGCTGCTGGACTCCGGCGCGACCTGGCTCCCGGCGCCCCAGCACAGCCTGCCCGCGCTGCCCGGCCAGCCGCCGATGGTCGGATACCTCGTCCTCGTCCCGGCCGAGCAGGCCGCCGCCACCGCTCCGCAGCCGGCCGCCGGGCCCGAGGCTCCCGCGACGACCGGCGACGCGCTCGTGCGGATCGACCCCGAACAGCGCACCGCGCAGGTCCAGGACCGGCCGCTGGACCTGACCTACCTCGAATTCGAGCTGCTGGCCCATCTGGTCGCGCATCCGCACCGGGTGCACACCCGCGACCAGCTGGTGACCACGGTGTGGGGCTACGGGCATGTCGGTGACGGCCGCACCGTCGACGTCCATGTCGCCCGGCTGCGCCGCAAGTTGGGCGCCGAGCACCGGTCGTCGATCGTGACGGTGCGGCGGGTCGGCTACAAGTACGTGCCGAGCATCTGA
- a CDS encoding lysophospholipid acyltransferase family protein, which yields MNGPFDVRSDCTPDCAAHALPRVPATHIARRGAAFARSVRRALTDGARMAEPGRLRTHARALLDALGIHVEGAAPLTVGDGPGTLVVVNHVSWLDILALLSVEPVTLLAKREVGGWPVVGGLARRAGTHFIDRTHPRRLPHTVREVSELLGAGRSVAVFPQATTWCTAEAGTFRRATFQAAIDAGAPVRPVTLDYTQQGLPSTVAAFCGEDTFAGSLRRVLAARALTVRVTAHPALTPWDGGLDRRELAELAARAALRGRPVTAATGSGAPRPGAALRPAAPVPHAPPRDAPAHV from the coding sequence GTGAACGGCCCCTTCGACGTCCGGTCCGACTGCACCCCGGACTGCGCGGCGCACGCCCTGCCGCGGGTACCGGCCACCCATATCGCCCGGCGCGGCGCCGCGTTCGCCCGCAGCGTGCGGCGGGCGCTGACGGACGGCGCGCGGATGGCCGAGCCGGGACGGCTGCGGACCCACGCCCGCGCGCTGCTCGACGCGCTCGGCATCCACGTCGAGGGCGCGGCCCCGCTCACCGTCGGGGACGGCCCCGGCACCCTCGTCGTCGTCAACCACGTCTCCTGGCTCGACATCCTCGCCCTGCTCTCCGTCGAACCGGTCACCCTGCTCGCCAAGCGCGAGGTCGGCGGCTGGCCGGTCGTCGGCGGCCTGGCGCGCCGAGCCGGTACGCACTTCATCGACCGCACCCACCCCCGCCGGCTGCCGCACACCGTGCGGGAGGTGTCCGAACTGCTCGGCGCCGGACGGTCGGTGGCGGTCTTCCCGCAGGCCACCACCTGGTGCACCGCCGAGGCGGGCACCTTCCGCCGGGCCACCTTCCAGGCCGCCATCGACGCGGGCGCGCCGGTCCGCCCGGTGACCCTCGACTACACCCAGCAGGGCCTGCCCAGCACGGTCGCCGCGTTCTGCGGGGAGGACACCTTCGCGGGCTCGCTGCGCCGGGTGCTCGCGGCCCGTGCCCTGACCGTACGGGTCACCGCGCATCCGGCGCTGACGCCGTGGGACGGGGGCCTGGACCGGCGGGAGTTGGCGGAGCTGGCGGCCCGGGCGGCGCTGCGCGGCCGCCCGGTGACGGCGGCGACGGGCAGCGGCGCGCCGCGGCCGGGCGCCGCACTCCGGCCCGCCGCGCCGGTGCCGCACGCCCCGCCGCGGGACGCTCCGGCCCATGTTTGA